The Acidimicrobiales bacterium genome has a segment encoding these proteins:
- a CDS encoding DUF6788 family protein, giving the protein MLHFEKMVAMPPTSADKQLARVQKRYDALIAQVGEVGYIASGSLAPRFNRCGKANCRCHADPPQLHGPYWHWTA; this is encoded by the coding sequence ATGCTGCACTTTGAGAAGATGGTGGCGATGCCACCCACGAGCGCCGACAAGCAGCTTGCCCGGGTGCAGAAGCGTTACGACGCCCTGATCGCCCAGGTCGGCGAGGTCGGGTACATCGCGTCGGGCAGTCTCGCTCCTCGCTTCAACCGCTGCGGGAAGGCCAACTGCCGCTGCCACGCAGATCCACCACAGCTGCACGGGCCGTACTGGCACTGGACGGCCAA